ATCTCTAGATGCTGTAGCATGCTCATATTTATCTATTATTGAAGAAGTATTTATACTAAATCTTATTTCTGTATGACCATTGTGTTCTAACTCTAATAATGAATCTATATCGTTGTATTTTGTAACAAACCTAAATCTAGCATTCTTATTTTTCCCAAAAAATATTATTGCCCTTTCTATAGAGTGAGTATATGGTTCCACTGGTATAGGATCAGAGGTTGCAGCACCTTCAAATATAGTTATATCAGGTAATCTTTCTTCAATATATTTATGAGCTTCGTTAAGAATCTCCTCTACATTAACATGAACTTTTATAAAAGGTTTATCTCCTAGCTTTGTATTTAAATAGCAATATTCACATTGTCCAATACACCCTGATATTAGTGGAAGTTGATAATGCGCTGATGGCTTACAGGATTGAAATTTTAAACTTTTTTTAGTTCCTACTACTAAAGTCTTTTTTCCTTCCCTATATTGAGAATAAAAATCTTCTCCTGGAATATGCTGTTTCAATTTGTTTGATGTTAAACTTATAATCTCTATTTGCTCTTCTTTTTTAAATTTATCGTATATATTTCTTCCTGTTTCATAATTTAATGCATCTTTTTCAAATATAATTCTTTTAGGTATAAACATAATTTCTACCAATAAAACTGCCATAAGGCTGATTTATTTCTCCTCTCCTAATTTATAGGATTATTATTTGCAAAAACTTATAATGTCTATACCATATTTTTATTGAAATTAATTAATATTATTTTTTAGTTTATAATTTTCAACTTTATCTTTAAGCTTTTGAACTTCTGGCTTTCTATCTATAGTAATTTCTGAATTATTATAAATCTTATAAATAACCGGAACCGGTATGCCCTCTTTTAATAGTTCTAGCTCTTCTTCTCTAATAACAGTTGTTACCTCTCCATAAAAGGAATTTTCATTTTCATCTAAAACATCAAATTCAAATTTAACTTCAGGTAGTTTTCTTACATAATTTCCTGTTTTGCTTACATTTTTAATAAGGCCAACACTTTTTATTCCATTTGCAATAGCTTTTCTATATCTCAACTCTCTTAAAGCAACTGTAAAAATAATAGCAATTAAAGGAACAATTAAAACTAATGCCGGAACTAATAAAGGTAATGCTGTTTCAATACCATCTTTGGACATTTGTAATAAAAAATTTTGTGAAATTGTAAAAACGCTAACCCCAATACATATTATTAGTATTCCAATTAATAAATAATTTTTATTTTGTTTCATATATATTTTCCCTCTTTATGCTTCTTAATAATGCTTAAGATAATCGAGTTTTAAAATCTTCATATCCAAATTGTCTTATTATCTCAATGCCTTTTTCTTCACTATATTTTACAATAGCAGGAAGGTTAACTCCATTAAAGGTATTATTTTTAACCATAGAATATATGGCCATATCGCAGAATATAAGCTTATCTCCTGGTCTTAATGGCTCTTTAAATGAATAATCTCCAATAATATCTCCAGCGAGACAAGTTGGTCCACCAAATCTATAAGTATATTCATATTCATTCGGCTTACCTGTTCCTATAATATTAGGTCTATATGGCATTGCAAGCACATCAGGCATGTGACATTCTGCTGAAGTATCTAGTATTGCTATATCCATTCCATTTTTAGTTGTATCTAAAACTGTTGATATTAGAAAGCCTGTGTTTAATGCAATGGCTTCACCTGGTTCTAGATATACTTGTACTCCATATTTATCTTTTATAAAATTAATAGATTTTATTAATGTATCTAAATCATAGTCTTCTCTAGTAATATGGTGTCCTCCACCAAAATTTATCCACTTCATCTTTTTAATATACTTACCAAACTTTTCATCAACAACTTTTATTGTACGTTCAAGAGTATCAGAATTTTGCTCACACATTGTATGAAAATGTAATCCATCTATTCCTTCTAGCTCATCTTCTTCAAAGTTATCTAAGGTAACTCCCATTCTTGAATTTGCAAAACATGGATTATATATATCAGTTTCTATTTCAGAGTATTCTGGATTAATACGAATACCACATTCTATTTTTTTTCCTTCAAAATTTTTAATTCTACTTCTAAATTTTTTCCATTGACTAAAAGAATTAAATATTATGTGATCAGAATATTTCATTATTTCTTCAAATTCATCATCTCTATATGCAGGTGAATAAATATGTACTTCTTTTCCCATTTCCTCATATCCAAGTCTAGCTTCATGCAAAGAACTTGAAGTAACACCTTTTAAGTACTTTCCGATTAATGGGAAAGTTGAATACATAGAATATGCCTTAGTTGCAAGTATAATATTACAGCCTGTTTTATCCTGAACATAGTTTAAAGTTTCTAAATTCTTTTTAAGAAGTCTTTCATCAACCAAATAACATGGTGAAGGTAATTTACTTATATCTATATCTCTCATTTATTTTTATCTCCTCTAATAAAATCAATTTTCAATTGTCAACGATCAATCATCTATTTTTAATAATATGTAAGATTCACCATTCCAAATTTACTAATAAGTATTGACCATTTACTATTGATCATTCATTCTCATTTTTAATAAAAATCTACTTTCTTAGAAAGTATTTAAATAAAGCAATAAAAAACAAAAAAGTGGCCGAGCCACTCTTTTATTTTTATTTAGTGCCCCTTATGGGTACCATGTAATAACTTAAAAATTAAAATAATTAAAAATGTAATTTTTTATTACTTTAACTTTAGAAAAGCCATAAGGCTTTTCCTCCTAAACTGTACACTGTAAATTGTCCACAGGGTACCCTAAAGGGCATAAACTGTAACCTGCCTACTCAACAAGTGTTGGATCAAAACTTTCTTTCCATGGCAATCCCCATTTGTTTAATTCTTCCATAAATGGATCTGGATCGAATTCTTCAACATTATATACTCCTGGTTTCTTCCATAAGCCTTTCATTACTAAGCTCGCACCAATCATTGCTGGAACTCCAGTTGTATATGAAATTGCTTGTGAACCAACTTCTTTATAACATTCTTCATGATCACATACATTGTAAACATAGTAAGTCTTATCTTTTCCATCTTTCTTACCTTGGAAAATACATCCTATGTTAGTCTTACCTTTTGTTCTTGGTCCAAGTGATGCTGGATCTGGTAAAACTGCCTTTAAAAATTGTAATGGAACTATTTGTTTCCCTTCAAATTCAATTGGTTCAATTGAAGTCATACCAACATTTTCAAGCACATTTAAATGTGTTATATATTTTTGTGAGAAAGTCATCCAGAATCTTATTCTCTTAATTCCTTTGATGTTTAAACCTAGAGATTCTAATTCTTCATGATGGAGTAAGTACATATCTTTTGGTCCTATTTCAGGGAAATCATAAACTCTCTTTATTTCAAGAGGTTCTGTTTCTATCCATTTTCCTTCTTCCCAATAGCTTCCTGGAGCAGTTATTTCACGAATATTGATTTCAGGATTAAAGTTAGTTGCAAATGGATATCCATGATCTCCAGCATTTGCATCTAATATATCTATGTAATTTATTTCATCAAAATAATGTTTTTGAGCATAAGCACTAAATACTCCTGTAACCCCTGGATCAAATCCAGTTCCAAGTAATGCAGTTATTCCTGCTTTTTCAAACTTTTCTCTATATGCCCATTGCCATTTGTATTCAAATTTAGCTGTATCAAGTGGTTCATAGTTAGCTGTATCTACATAATGAACCTTCGTTTCTAAACAAGCATCCATAATTGTTAAATCTTGATATGGAAGTGCAAGATTTATAACAACCTCTGGTTTAAATTCATTTATTAATGCTACTAATTCTGGTACATTATCAGCATCTACCTTAGCTGTTTGTATCTTAGTTTTAGTTTTACCTTCCAACGATGCTTTTATAGCATCACATTTTGATAAAGTTCTGCTTGCTATACATATTTCTTCAAACACCTCTGAATTTTGACAACATTTGTGGATAGCTACGCTAGCAACACCACCCGCACCAATAATTAAAGCTCTTCCCATTCTAATTCCTCCTGTTTCTTTAATAATTATTTATCTTCAATTGAATACACAGTTAAATTATTCTTTATCACAATTCTTTTTTAGAATAAATACCATATAATAATCATGAACAAATATCAACTGCCAATTAACATTAATCGAAAATTGATTATTGAGCATTGTTACCGCTTATTCTGTAAGTCCTCTCAACATTTCTTTAACATAATTAGGTAAAGCAAAACATCCAACATGAAGCTCAGTGTTATAGTATTTAGTTTTTATATTTAATTTATTCCATGCTTCAGCATTTAAATCCCTTATAGGATGATATTTTTTTGAAGCAAATCCAAATAACCAATGACCTGATGGATATGTTGGAATGTGTAGTTGATAAACTTTTATAATAGGGAATACTCCTACTATTTTTTCATGAGCGTCTTTCATTGCTCTTGCATCATTATCATAATATGGACTTTCATGTTGATTAACTAATATTCCATCTTCCTTCAATGCTTTAAAACAATTTCCGTAAAATTCTTTAGTAAATAATCCTTCACCAGGTCCAAAAGGATCTGTAGAGTCTACAATTATTAAATCATATTCATTTTCTTTATTACGAACGAACTTTAAGCCATCTTCATAAACTATATTAACTCTTGGATCATCTAGTTTACATGCTGTTTGTGGAAAATATTCCTTACATATATCAACAACTCTTTTGTCTATTTCAACCATATCAATTTTTTCAATTGTATCATATTTTGCAAGTTCTCTTATAGTACCACCATCTCCAGCACCTATAACCAATATCTTCTTTGCATTAAGATTTGTTGCCATTGCAACATGAACTATCATCTCATGATAAATGAATTCATCTTTTTCAGTTATCATCATTAATCCATCTAAAGTAAAAAATTTTCCAAATTCTTTAGCTTCCAGTACATCTATTCTTTGAAATTCAGTTTGCTCTGTGTGTAATTCCTTTTCAACTTTAATTGAAAATCTTACATTTTCAGTATGTTGTTCTGTATACCATAATTCCATAATTAACCCCGCTTTCCCAGTTAAGAGTTATGAGTTATGAGTTATGAGTTAAGAACTTTAATCTTCCGCAGAAAATTCGAGGTATCTAAATATTTCAACTTGATGCCTCGAAATTTTCTTTAGAATTTCAACCTTAACTTTGTTACTCGCTTACTGTTAGCTGTTAACTGAATTAATAACTATATTAATATTCTCTATTTTCGGATCTGCTGTTCCTGTTAAGAAACATCCTTTTTCTTTTGCATAGCTTATATAATCTAGAATTTCTTGAGTTATTTTTTCCCCTGGAGCAAGAATTGGAATACCAGGAGGATAACACATTACAAATTCAGCACATATTTTCCCTTGACTTTCATTCATTGGCATTGATAACTTTTCAGAATAAAAGGCTTCTTGAGGAGTAAGTATTACTTCAGGATTTATATACTCATGATCAAACATTCCTGCTTTATCCCTTGAATGCAGCCTTTTAATCTCTGATAGAGAAGATATTAATCTTTCAATTGCCAAACTTCTATCACCTACAGAGATAATGGCTAAAATATTTGCTATATCTCCAAATTCTATTTGTATACCATATTCATCTCTCAAAAGATCATATACTTCAATTCCTGCAAGTCCTATATCTCTAGTAAATATAGATAACTTAGTTACATCAAAATCATAAACTGCATCTCCATCAATTAATTCTTTTGAGAAAGCATAATAGCCATCTATCTTATTTATTTCACTTCTTGCATATTCTGCTATATCAACTACTTTATGAAAAATTTCATTTCCATGCAATACCAAATCTCTTCTTGCTAAA
The window above is part of the Clostridium saccharoperbutylacetonicum N1-4(HMT) genome. Proteins encoded here:
- the splB gene encoding spore photoproduct lyase — translated: MFIPKRIIFEKDALNYETGRNIYDKFKKEEQIEIISLTSNKLKQHIPGEDFYSQYREGKKTLVVGTKKSLKFQSCKPSAHYQLPLISGCIGQCEYCYLNTKLGDKPFIKVHVNVEEILNEAHKYIEERLPDITIFEGAATSDPIPVEPYTHSIERAIIFFGKNKNARFRFVTKYNDIDSLLELEHNGHTEIRFSINTSSIIDKYEHATASRDLRIEASIKAAKAGYPIGFLIAPVFIYNNWKEEYHDLLLKLSKELPKDLKNPITFEIISHRYTTTAKNIILQAFPKSELPMKEEERKFKYGQFGYGKYVYPKESIDDIKQFFMKEIDELFEEKEIKYII
- the nspC gene encoding carboxynorspermidine decarboxylase, which gives rise to MRDIDISKLPSPCYLVDERLLKKNLETLNYVQDKTGCNIILATKAYSMYSTFPLIGKYLKGVTSSSLHEARLGYEEMGKEVHIYSPAYRDDEFEEIMKYSDHIIFNSFSQWKKFRSRIKNFEGKKIECGIRINPEYSEIETDIYNPCFANSRMGVTLDNFEEDELEGIDGLHFHTMCEQNSDTLERTIKVVDEKFGKYIKKMKWINFGGGHHITREDYDLDTLIKSINFIKDKYGVQVYLEPGEAIALNTGFLISTVLDTTKNGMDIAILDTSAECHMPDVLAMPYRPNIIGTGKPNEYEYTYRFGGPTCLAGDIIGDYSFKEPLRPGDKLIFCDMAIYSMVKNNTFNGVNLPAIVKYSEEKGIEIIRQFGYEDFKTRLS
- the speE gene encoding polyamine aminopropyltransferase; translated protein: MELWYTEQHTENVRFSIKVEKELHTEQTEFQRIDVLEAKEFGKFFTLDGLMMITEKDEFIYHEMIVHVAMATNLNAKKILVIGAGDGGTIRELAKYDTIEKIDMVEIDKRVVDICKEYFPQTACKLDDPRVNIVYEDGLKFVRNKENEYDLIIVDSTDPFGPGEGLFTKEFYGNCFKALKEDGILVNQHESPYYDNDARAMKDAHEKIVGVFPIIKVYQLHIPTYPSGHWLFGFASKKYHPIRDLNAEAWNKLNIKTKYYNTELHVGCFALPNYVKEMLRGLTE
- a CDS encoding saccharopine dehydrogenase family protein, producing MGRALIIGAGGVASVAIHKCCQNSEVFEEICIASRTLSKCDAIKASLEGKTKTKIQTAKVDADNVPELVALINEFKPEVVINLALPYQDLTIMDACLETKVHYVDTANYEPLDTAKFEYKWQWAYREKFEKAGITALLGTGFDPGVTGVFSAYAQKHYFDEINYIDILDANAGDHGYPFATNFNPEINIREITAPGSYWEEGKWIETEPLEIKRVYDFPEIGPKDMYLLHHEELESLGLNIKGIKRIRFWMTFSQKYITHLNVLENVGMTSIEPIEFEGKQIVPLQFLKAVLPDPASLGPRTKGKTNIGCIFQGKKDGKDKTYYVYNVCDHEECYKEVGSQAISYTTGVPAMIGASLVMKGLWKKPGVYNVEEFDPDPFMEELNKWGLPWKESFDPTLVE